Below is a window of Synechococcus sp. RSCCF101 DNA.
GCTCTCCCTGACCGGTGAGCGGAGTCCGTGCCTCTGGGGCTACCCGTCCCAGCAGCTTCTCGGACGGGACATGCAGCCCATCCATCTCACGGAAGCCGCCCTGTCCCTGCTGGATGCCCTGGAGCGGGCTGCGCCCGGCACACCGTTCCACGCGCTTCCACTCGCGATGGGGCCGGACGAGAGGTCGCGCCTGATCCGCGATCTGGTGCGGGAGCAGGTGCTGATGCTGCGGGATGTCTCGCAGGTTGCGCCGGAGGGCGCGTGATAGATTCCGCGCGCTTTCCTGCCATCAGCGCTGCACGTGCAGGTTTCCTACGTCGAAGGACCGGAACCCGTTCCCTGTGCCGTTGATAGCGGGATGGACGCGTATCTGCAACTGCAGATCCGCTGTCTGCTGGCCACAGCGGCACTCGGCGTCGTCGCCTCTCTGATCAGTGCTCTGATCTGGGGGATGACCACTTCCCTGAGTGTGCTGGTCGGTGCCGTCGCCGGTGTTCTCTACCTGCGTCTGCTCGCCCGCAGCGTGGCCCGCCTGGGGAGCAACAGTCGTCAGATTGGACGCTTTCAACTGGTCGTCCCGGTTCTGCTGGTGGTCGGTGTGTCCCGACTGCCGTCTCTGGACCTCCTCCCGGCCATCCTCGGCTTTCTCGTCTACAAGCCCGCTCTGCTGGTTCAGGCCGCCTTCGAGCCCTGAGCTGTCTCCAACCGATCTCCGCTTCCATGCCCCCGCTGCCCATGCCTCCGCTGCTCGCCGAACTCGAAGTCGGCCAGCACTTCTACTGGCGAATCGGCAACCTCAACCTGCACGGCCAGGTCTTCCTGAGCTCCTGGGTTGTGATCGGTGCCCTTCTGGCGCTCATCATCGCCGGCACCCGGCGCATGGAGCGCGATCCGCGCGGTGTTCAGAACCTGCTCGAGTTCCTCTGGGACTACCTGCGTGACCTCGCCCGCGAGCAGATCGGCGAAAAGGCTTACCGCGACTGGCTGCCGTTCGTCGGCACCCTGTTCCTGTTCATCTTCGTCTCCAACTGGGGTGGAGCACTGATCCCATGGCGCCTGATCGAACTCCCCAGCGGTGAGCTCGGCGCTCCCACGGCGGACATCAACACGACCGTCGCCATGGCTCTGCTGGTGTCGCTGTCCTACTTCTATGCCGGCCTCAGCCGGAAGGGGCTGCGCTACTTCGAGTACTACGTGGAGCCGACTCCGATCATGCTCCCGTTCAAGATCATCGAGGATTTCACCAAGCCTCTGTCCCTGTCCTTCCGTCTGTTCGGCAACATCCTTGCCGACGAACTGGTCGTTGCCGTTCTGGCCTTCCTGGTTCCGGTCCTCGTGCCGCTGCCGGCGATGTTCCTCGGCCTGTTCACCAGTGCCATCCAGGCCCTGATCTTCGCGACGCTCGCCGCCAATTACATCGGCGAGGCCGTTCACGAAGAACACTGAGTCCCTTTAACGGCAGGCGGAACCCGACGTTGTGTCG
It encodes the following:
- the atpB gene encoding F0F1 ATP synthase subunit A — translated: MPPLPMPPLLAELEVGQHFYWRIGNLNLHGQVFLSSWVVIGALLALIIAGTRRMERDPRGVQNLLEFLWDYLRDLAREQIGEKAYRDWLPFVGTLFLFIFVSNWGGALIPWRLIELPSGELGAPTADINTTVAMALLVSLSYFYAGLSRKGLRYFEYYVEPTPIMLPFKIIEDFTKPLSLSFRLFGNILADELVVAVLAFLVPVLVPLPAMFLGLFTSAIQALIFATLAANYIGEAVHEEH